CCAGCGGCAAGGACAATGCTCAGGAATTGTATCTAATTGAGCGAACCAATAGCGGCTTCACTAAAACCAGTCTCGAAGCTGTCCGCTTTGTGCCATTAGTCGAGGGTAGCTGATGGCTGTTTTCGCTAGTATCTACAAGCGCGTCATCGAATGGGCCAGGCATCGTCATGCCAGCTATTATCTGACTGCGACGAGTGTGGCTGAATCCTCTTTTTTTCCAGTTCCGGTAGATGTATTGCTGGCACCAATGGTGCTTGCTCGCCGAGATAAGGCATGGTGGTATGCCACCCTGGCGACGGTCGGCTCTGTTGCAGGTGCCGTGGTTGGCTATTACATCGGCCTGTTCCTGTTCGATCAGGTGGCGCAGCCGATCATTGATCTTTACAATTTTCAGGAAAAATTTGTCTATGTGCAATCGCTGTTTAATGAATATGGCGTCTGGATAATTTTTATTGCCGGTTTCTCCCCTGTACCCTACAAAGTTTTCACCATTACAGCCGGTGTAGTGGGGATGCCATTATTACCATTTATACTGACTTCACTGGTGGCTCGCGGCGCGCGGTTTTTTCTTGTTGCCGGTCTGGTTTATGCTGGTGGTGATAAAATCGATGCTGTGCTGAAAAAACGCGTAGAACAAATTGGCTGGGCCAGTGTAGTGATTATTGTTCTGGCGGCCATCATCTACCAGTTTATCTAAGGAGCCTCTGAGCAAGTCATAATTGTGATTTTACTGCCCAAACTACCAGCTATTGTGTTGATAATCTTTCCAATAGCTTACATATTGGCTGTGGCCTTCGCTTTACATCTGAAATATTTGATCAGCTATTTCAACAACCAGGTCTGGTCAGAGGCCCCTTAATGAAACTAAGCTGGGTCATAAAATCTTCTGGTTTAGCCTTATCTATTTTATTGCTGTTGTTGTTAAGTGCCTGTAATTCAAGTTCTAAACATGACTATGCAGCGAATAGAAACCTGCCGAATGCCAAATATGGCACGATCTATACAGTCAAGCGGGGTGATACCCTGTACAGCATAGCCTGGGTAATAAAACAGGATTATCGAAAGCTGGCAGGCTGGAACGGCATCAGATCCCCGTATCTGATTCGTATCGGGCAACGCTTACGCATGTATCCGCCATCATCGAAAACGGCAAAGTCGAAAAAGACAAAGAAGACTTATTCTTCTGGCAGATTAGCAAAGAGTTCATCGACCCGCGCAATAAAAAAATCACCTCCCTACAAATGGAAAACCGCGCAGGGTAGAGTAAAACGGTGGTTCTGGCCGACCGTCAACCGCAGAGTTACTGAACGCTTCAATCCTGGAGCAGGCAAGGATGGTATAGATATCGCTGGTAAATTTGGTGATGCTATTTTTGCAACCGCCGATGGCCAGGTAGTTTATGCCGGGAGTGGACTCAGGGGCTATGGAAGGCTTATCATTCTCAAACACAACAAAACTTATCTTAGTGCCTATGCACATAATGACAGCATACTCGTTGCAGAGGGCCAGAACATCAGGGCAGGAAAAAAGATAGGACGGATGGGTAGCAACGGAAAAGGAAGAGCCACACTGCATTTTGAAATCAGAAAAAATGGCAAGCCGGTTAATCCAGCCAGCTACCTGTCTTCCAGGTAGTGACGTGTCATATATACCCGGATATTTACAGGGACGCTACTTATTGCGAGTTAAGTGTATGAATATAACAGAGAATCATCATATACTAGCAAGGTATACTCTATGAAATATCCGGGTTAAACAGACGGCGACTGTAGTAAAATGAGTCGGACAGGCAGATAAGATGAATGTGATTAACAATGTGATTAATAAAGAAACTGCTCCCGCGAGGCCAGCCTATACGACATCTGCTGAGGTTGATGCTACACAGATGTATTTAAAAGAGATAGGCTTCTCTGAATTACTGACGGCAGAAGAAGAGGTTTATTTTGGGCGACTCACCAGAAAAGGTGACATGGCTGCGCGAAGCAGAATGATTGAGAGCAATCTCCGCCTGGTAGTAAAAATCTCACGACGTTATATCAACCGCGGACTGCCCCTGCTGGATGTTATTGACGAAGGCAATCTTGGACTCATTCGTGCGGTAGAGAAATTCGATCCGGAAAGAGGTTTTCGATTTTCTACCTATGCTACATGGTGGATCAGGCAAACCATTGAACGTGCTCTAATGAATCAAACCCGGACCATACGCCTGCCGGTGCATGTACTCAAGGAAATCAATGTATATCTCCGCGCAGCCAGGCAGCTGACGCAAAAACTCAGTCATGAACCCAATGCGGGTGAAATCGCAGAGTTTCTTGATGTACCGGTCAATGACGTCAAAAGAATGCTTGATAAGCAGGAGCGCATCAGCTCATTTGACAGTCCGGTAGAACGTGATGGCGATCGAACCCTGCTGGATGCTGTTCCCGATGATTCTTCCTGTGACCCGGCAGAATTACTGCAAAACAATCAGGTTATGAAACATCTTGATGTCTGGCTTGAGAGCTTGTCTGATAAGCAGCGTGAGGTTATCCTGCGGCGATTTGGTATGCGTGGCCATGATGTGGCAACCCTGGAGCAGGTAGGTGATGATGTTGGGGTGACGCGCGAAAGAGTCAGACAGATTCAGGTTGAGGCCTTAAAAAAATTGCGCAAGCAGCTGGAAAGGGAAGGGTATTCGAGGGATGAGTTGCTTTAGTTCTAAGTTTCAGGTTCCAGGTCCCAGGCATGGCTGGGAGCCTTGATCACAGTTTTGTACGAATAGAATGGTTTAGGTGTTTTCTTTCCCCTTTTTCAGTTTTCAGCTTAAAACATGAAACTATTTTTTAAATTATCAACGCTGCTAACACATCCCGGTCTTCCCCTATGAGAATGTTGTAAGTATGACAGGCTGCCTCGGTAGTCATGATTTCTATACCTATGCCTTGCTGAGTGGCTGTTAGTGTAAGCATGGGATCAAGGAAATGGTGCTTCAGGCCTGAGCCGATTATTATAATTTCCGGTTGATGATTAAGCAGTTCCTCTATTATTTCTACAGTCAGTTCCTCAGGCTTATTGACAATCCAGTTATTGTCAATTATTTCAGCTGTTACTAACAGGCTGTTGTCATAAAATTGATCATTGATTTTGATCCTGCCGGGTTCAATGGCGCGGATGGTGTTTACGTTCGGAGTACTTTGCTGGTGGAGCATAATAAATATCCTTGTCTATTCCCCTGTCCGTTATTTTCAGGCGGCGTGCGAGTTTTATAATTTATCATAGCTTGATTGATTTTAACGTAGCAAATCGACTAGAATCTGTATAGTCAGAAACGTCTGTCGAATAACGGGAGTAGTGCTACGCAACTCCCGTTTTTCTACATCTAGAACGGAGGAAAACCTTGTCTGTCCCTGCCATACTGGCCCTGGAAGATGGTAGCCTGTTCCACGGCATTGCTGTGGGCACGATTGGATATTCTTCGGGCGAGGTGGTTTTTAATACCTCGATGACGGGCTACCAGGAAATCCTGACCGACCCTTCCTACTGTCGTCAGCTCATAACACTTACTTACCCTCATATCGGTAACACCGGCACAAATAATGAAGATTTCGAATCTGACCGTGTTCATGCCGCTGGTTTGATTATTCGTGACCTGCCCGATTTGTACAGCAGCTGGCGCGCAGAGCAGTCACTGCAGTCATTTCTTGAAGCTCAGCAAGTAGTGGCTATAGCCGAAATTGATACACGCCGACTGACTCGTATTTTGCGTGAAAAAGGTGCGCAGGCCGGTTGTATTGCTGCCGGCGATAAGCTTGATTTCGATATGGCCATAAAACAGGCAAAGGAATTTCCGGGGCTGCGCGGAATGGATCTGGCGAGGGAAGTGACTACCGATGCACTGATCGCCTGGGATGAGGGTGGCTGGGATCTGGAATCCGGTTACCTGCCTGCAGCGGACAGAAAGTATCATGTGGTGGCCTATGATTTCGGCGTAAAACGTAACATTCTACGCATGCTTAGCGATCGCGGTTGCCGTGTCACCGTTGTTCCGGCAACCACACCAGCCAGTGATGTGCTAGCAATGAAGCCCGATGGTGTGTTCCTGTCAAATGGCCCCGGTGATCCGGAACCCTGTGACTATGCCATAGCATCAATCAAAGAAATTGTCGCCACAGATACCCCGGTCTTTGGTATCTGTCTCGGCCATCAGCTGCTAGCCCTTGCTTCGGGTGCGCAGACAGAAAAAATGAAGTTCGGCCACCATGGTGCCAACCATCCTGTTCAGGATTTAGCCAGCAAGCACGTCATGATCACCAGCCAGAACCATGGTTTTGCAGTAGCTGAAGGTGATCTGCCCGAAAATCTCAGGGTAACTCATCGGTCGTTGTTTGATAAATCTATTCAAGGTATCGAATGCATGGATCATCCTGCTTTTTCATTTCAGGGCCATCCGGAAGCCAGTCCGGGTCCACACGACGTCAGCCCGCTGTTTGATCGCTTCATCGAAAATATGATTAGGAACAAGTCAAAAGCTAAAGGGACGGATTCATAAACCCATGCCACGTCGTGATGATATAAAAAGTGTCCTGATTATTGGTGCCGGCCCGATCATAATCGGCCAGGCCTGTGAGTTTGATTATTCCGGTACCCAGGCCTGCAAAGCGCTAAAAGAAGAGGGCTATCGAGTGATTTTGGTGAACTCTAACCCTGCCACCATAATGACTGACCCGGGGATGGCTGATGCGACTTACATTGAACCTATCGTCTGGGAGACCGTAGCAAAGATAATCGAGATAGAAAGACCGGATGCGCTGCTGCCCACCATGGGCGGTCAGACTGCGCTGAATTGTGCGTTGGATCTGGTAAAACAAGGCGTACTTGAACGTTACAATGTTGAGATGATTGGTGCTTCCCGTGAAGCCATTGATAAAGCAGAAGATCGTGAGCTATTTCGTCAGGCAGTGCAGGCTATCGGCCTGGAAACGGCTCGTGGTGCCATTGTGCATAATATGGAAGAGGCAGAGCAGATTCTTGCCATGGTTGGATTTCCAGCCATCATTCGCCCGTCGTTTACCATGGGTGGAACAGGCGGTGGAATTGCCTACAATCGTGAGGAATATTTTGAGCTTTGTGAACGCGGCTTTGATGCTTCACCGACCTCTGAACTGCTGATTGAGGAATCTATACTCGGCTGGAAAGAGTTCGAGATGGAGGTCGTGCGCGACCCGGCGGATAATGTCATCATTATATGTTCGATCGAAAACTTTGATCCGATGGGTGTGCATACAGGTGATTCCATTACCGTTGCGCCTGCACAAACGCTAACTGATAAAGAATATCAGATCATGCGTGATGCCAGCATCGATATATTACGCGAGATTGGGGTCGATACCGGGGGATCGAATGTGCAGTATGCGATCAATCCCGATGACGGGCGTATGCTCGTGATTGAAATGAACCCGCGGGTATCGCGCTCTTCTGCACTGGCCTCCAAGGCGACAGGTTTTCCGATTGCTAAGGTTGCCGCCAAGCTTGCTGTCGGTTTCACGCTCGACGAACTACAGAACGAGATTACTGGCGGTACAATGCCGGCCTCCTTTGAACCCAGCATCGACTATGTAGTAACCAAATTTCCACGTTTTGATTTTGAGAAATTCCCGGCGGCGGATAGTGTATTGACCACACAGATGAAATCTGTCGGTGAGGTGATGGCCATAGGCAGGACGTTCCAGGAGTCATTACAGAAAGCCTTGCGAGGGCTGGAAATTGGTACCGACGGTTTCGATGAGATTTGTACCGATACCGATCCTGATGAATTAAAAGAGACACTCTACCGGGAGCTGCGCGTACCTGGGTGTTTCAGGATCTGGTACCTGGCCGAGGCATTCCGTGCCGGCATGTCGATTGATGAGATCTATGAACTTAGCCGTATCGATACTTGGTTCCTGCATCAGATTGAGCAGTTGATCAGAATAGAGCAGGAAATACGGAAGATGGATAATAAATTACTTACAGAACATCAGATAAGATCTTGGAAACGCAAAGGTTTCTCTGATTTACGTCTGGCAAGACTGTTAGTTTTAAATGAGTATGAATTTCGTGCGATTCGCCATTCATACGGTATTCGCCCGGTCTACAAACGTGTCGATACCTGCGCCGCTGAATTTTCCACGTCTACCGCCTATCTTTATTCAACCTACGAAGAAGAGTGCGAATCGAACCCGGACAGCAGCAGCAAGATCATGGTTCTCGGCGGTGGTCCTAATCGTATAGGTCAGGGGATAGAATTTGATTACTGTTGTGTACACGCCGCACAGGTCTGTCGTGAAGATGGTTTTCAGACCATCATGGTCAACTGTAATCCAGAAACTGTATCGACTGATTTTGATACCTCAGACCGTCTGTATTTTGAGCCATTGACGCTGGAAGACGTGCTGGAAATAATCCATATTGAAAACCCTGCCGGTGTGATAGTGCAATATGGTGGACAGACACCATTGAAGCTGGCGGAAGACCTGGAAGCTGCTGGGGCGAAAATAATTGGTACCTCGCCGGATTCTATCGATCTGGCAGAAGACAGAGAGCGTTTCCAGAAGCTGGTTGAAGACCTTGGCTTATTACAGCCGCCAAACTGTACCGCCCGTAGTCGTGAAGAAGCCCTGCTCGGGGCTGAAGAAATTGGTTTTCCGCTGGTTGTTAGACCGTCGTATGTGTTGGGCGGCAGGGCGATGGAGATCGTTCATAATCTAGAGGATCTTGATAACTACATGACGGTAGCTATCCAGGTTTCCAATGATTCACCGGTACTGCTCGATCGTTTTTTGAATGATGCAATAGAGGTGGATCTGGATGCGGTGTGTGATGGTAAAGATGTAGTAATTGGCGGCATAATGGAGCATATCGAAGAGGCCGGGGTGCATTCCGGTGACTCCTCCTGCTCATTGCCGCCGTTTAGTTTGCCAGAAAACATAATTCAGCAGCTGCGAGAACAGGCAACCAGTCTGGCTCTGGCAATTGGTGTGCGCGGGTTAATGAATATTCAGTTTGCTGTAAAAGGTGAAGATATCTACCTGCTTGAAGTGAATCCTCGTGCTTCACGCACGGTTCCTTTTGTTTCTAAAGCGACATCGCGGCCGCTGGCAAAAATTGGGGCCCGCTGTATGGTGGGTATCAGCCTGGCAGATCAGGGTATTACGGGTGAAATCATTCCGGAGTATTATTCTGTCAAAGAGGCGGTTTTCCCCTTTATCAAATTCCCGGGTGTCGATCCGGTGCTGGGTCCGGAGATGAAATCTACCGGTGAAGTCATGGGTGTTGGTAAAACCTTTGGTGAAGCCTTTGACAAGGCACAGAAGGCGGCAGGTGCACACATACCTGAAAAGGGTAAAGCCTTTATCAGTGTGCGTAATATTGATCAGCCACGTGTAGTAGAAGTGGCACGGTACCTGGCTGGACACGGTTTCGATATACTGGCCACCAGGGGTACAGCAAAGGTTATTGAAGCGGCTGGGGTCAAAGTAAGGCAGGTAAATAAGGTGCGCGAAGGTCGGCCGCATATCGTTGATATGATTAAAAATGAGGAAATTGACATCGTTATTAATACCACGGAAGGTAAGCGTAGCCTGAAAGATTCCTATACCATTCGCAGAGAGGCATTGCTGCATAAGGTAACAAACTTCACCACAATCGCTGCGGCCAAAGCGGCAGTGGAGGCACATCGTGCTGATAATGAGGTTACTGTTTATAAGCTTCAGGATCTACATAAGACGCTGAAGGTACCCTGAAGCAGTATTTTGTCGTTAAGATGTTGTTTGTTGAACGTAAAGAAAAGAACGAAAAAGGAATTGAAATGGAAAGTTTGCCGTTGACCACTAAGGGCGCAGAACGTTTGCGCGAAGAACTTAAACATTTGAAGCAGGTTGCTCGGCCAAAAGTCATTGATGCTATTGCTGAAGCACGCGCTCATGGTGATTTGTCTGAAAATGCCGAATATCATGCCGCACGCGAGGAGCAGGGCTTCATAGAGGGCCGAATCAAGGAGCTGGATAGTTCCCTGGGTCAGGCTCAGGTCATTGACCCCGCAACGCTGGATACGGGTGGACGTGTTGTTTTCGGCGCAACTATAGAATTGTATAACGTCGCTACAGAAAATGAAGTGACTTATCAGATTGTCGGTAATCTGGAATCAGATATCGAAAAATTGAAAATCTCTATCAGTTCTCCTATTGCTCGCGCACTAATCGGCAAAGAAGAAGGCGATGAAGTCAAAGTGCAGACCCCCGGTGGCGTAACGATGTACGAGATTTTAAGTGTCAAATATATCTAGCGACAGGGTAATCATTAGAGTGCTGCTCAATATACAGCTTATCGTTCTGACACTCTGGGTAGGTGGCCTGTGGACAGTAGGCTATTTAGTCGCTCCGGTGCTTTTCCATCTTCTGCAGAATCCACAGCTGGCAGGTCAGATTGCAGGCGAACTGTTTACTTTGATGAGTTGGTTAGGACTGGCTTCTGTGTTAGTTCTTACAGTCATATATTCTTTTCTTGATCGTGAAAAATGGCGTTTCCTGGTACTTTTCCTGATGGCTGCATTGATTGCCACCAATCTGCTTTACCTGACACCAGAAATAGCCGGATTGCGGGATATGGCCGGTGGTGCAATAGAAAAGGGAACGGAGATACACAATCGTTTCGCCATACTGCATGGCATTGCTAGTGGGTTATATCTGTTGGTTAGTCTGCTGGGTCTGCTGCTGGTGATTCGGCAGCCTGAGAAGAGTTTGCTTCTGTAGGTGCGAATTCATTTGCACAAAACTGTCACAAGAGAGCGTTCATGGTGATATTGTCCGAATGAATTCGGACCTACAATTATTTTTCTATCGACACGGGGTGATTGATGACAGGTGTGTCCATATTTGTGTAGGTGCGAATTCATTCGCACAAAGAATTTTATGCTGGAATCTTTATTTTGTGTTTTTTACTCGGACGAAATATTACCGCAACCTTTCCAATCTGCTGAACCAGTTCAGCAGAGGTAGATGAGCAAATATCCTGAACAAACTTTTTGCGCAAATCCCGGTTGTCCGTGGCAATCTTTATTTTCAAAAGTTCATGATACCCGAGTGTAGATTCAAGCTCAGCCAAAACTGCATCAGTGAGGCCGGAACCACCTATGCTGACTATCGTGGGTAATGGATGCGCCAGGCCACGTAAATATGATGTTTGCTTGTGGTTGAGAGACATTTAAACTCCGGGTGTTGTAACCTGAAAGAAGAGCAGAGCGCGATTGTACAGTGAATAATGTAAACATTCTCGTTGTAGTTAGAGGGACGTATTGATGAGTGCTGACAAAAAGCATCGTTTTGGTCGTAACTGGATGAATGAGCATGTGAATGACAGTTATGTCAAAAAAGCTAAAAAAGCCGGTTATCGTGCCAGGTCTGCATTCAAGCTGGAGGAAATAGATAAAAGAGACAGACTTTTGCGTCCCGGGATGAATGTCGTTGATCTGGGTGCGGCACCCGGCAGCTGGTGTCAGTATGCCCGTACACGGCTTGGGAAAAAGGACCACCTGGTTGCGTTAGATTTACTGCCGATAGACCCAATAGATGGTGTTGTGCTTATACAGGGTGATTTTACAGAAGATAAGATTCGGTCACAGCTTCGCGAAATGATGGGTGGCAGGGGTATTGACCTTGTGTTATCTGATATGGCCCCCAATATAAGTGGTATAACCCTTTCTGATCAGGCCAGGTCTATCGGTCTGGCCGAGGGTGTGCTGGACTGGAGCTGCTCAGTGCTGGTGCGGGACGGCGGTCTGTTGATGAAGGTGTTTCAGGGCAGCGGCTTCGATCAGCTTCGACTGGAGTTATTAATAGCGTTTCGTTCGGTTGCGACACGAAAACCAGGCGCATCGCGTTCCCGCAGCTCGGAGGTTTTTTTGCTCGCTCGCGGTTTTAAGGGCTGATAAGTGGTTAGAGGTACCCTTAAATTTTTAGTTTTTTTATTGAATCACGGTATCCGGCAGGGCAGAATATACACATTGCCATTTCACTCATTTCATCATTGAGGCACTAGTTTGAACAATATCTCTAAAAATCTCGTCATGTGGCTAGTTATCGCCATTGTGCTAATGACTATTTTCAACAATTTTGCACCGCGTCAGCAGGCGCAGACGACGAAACTGGATTACTCCTCATTCGTAGCAGATGTGAGACAGGGCCAGATAAGCAAAGTAACCATATCTGGCCGAAATATTACCGGTACACGCCAGGATGGGTCATCTTTCAAGACTTATTCACCGGATGATCCGGATTTGATCAATGACTTGCTAAGAAATGGTGTTGTTGTTGATGCAAAAGAACCCGAGAAACCATCATTACTGATGAGTATTTTTATCAGCTGGTTTCCGTTGTTGCTGCTGATTGGTGTCTGGATATTCTTCATGCGGCAGATGCAGGGTGGAGGTGGTCGTGGTGCCATGAGTTTTGGTAAGAGCAAGGCGCGTTTGCTGAGCGAAGACAAGAACAAGGTAACCTTTGAGGATGTTGCAGGCGTTGAAGAGGCCAAGGAAGAGGTTGCTGAACTGGTAGAATTTCTGCGTGACCCGTCACGGTTTCAGAAGCTAGGTGGAAAAATTCCTCAGGGTGTGTTGATGACAGGGGCGCCTGGTACCGGTAAAACACTACTGGCCAGAGCGATTGCCGGTGAGGCCAAAGTGCCGTTCTTCACCATTTCAGGTTCTGATTTTGTAGAAATGTTTGTCGGTGTCGGTGCTTCACGTGTGCGTGATATGTTTGAACAGGGAAAGAAGCACGCACCCTGCATCATCTTTATCGATGAAATAGATGCGGTAGGTCGCCACCGTGGTGCCGGTCTTGGCGGTGGTCACGATGAACGTGAACAAACATTGAACCAGTTGCTGGTGGAAATGGATGGTTTTGAAGGTAATGAGGGCGTTATCGTTATTGCTGCCACCAACCGTCCTGACGTGCTTGATCCTGCGCTGCTCCGGCCCGGCCGTTTTGATCGCCAGGTTTATGTGCCTTTGCCGGATATCCGTGGTAGAGAACAAATACTTAAAGTCCACATGCGCAAGGTACCCATTGATGATGATGTAGACGCCGGTATTATTGCGCGCGGTACACCGGGTTTTTCTGGCGCTGATCTGGCTAACCTGATCAATGAGGCCGCCCTGTTTGCAGCCAGAGGCAATCTGCGAACCGTTAAAATGGAACAGTTTGAACTGGCCAAAGACAAGATTATTATGGGTGTTGAACGACGTTCCATTATCATGCCGGAAGAAGAACGGCGGAATACTGCCTACCATGAAGCCGGACATACAATTGTTGCCAAGGTGCTGCCTGGAACGGATCCCGTACACAAGGTGACTATCATCCCCCGCGGTAGGGCACTGGGCGTCACCATGCAGCTGCCATTAGAAGATCGATACAGCCACAGCCGTAGCTATCTGCTGTCAAATATCGCTGTGCTGATGGGTGGTCGTATCGGTGAAGAGATTTTTATGAAGCAGATGACCACCGGCGCATCGAATGATTTTGAACGGGCCACCGATGTGGCCAGAAATATGGTCGTACGCTGGGGCATGAGTGACCTGATGGGGACTCGCGTTTACGGCGAAAATGAAAGCGAAATCTTCCTCGGTAGAGATGTAACGACGCATAAGAATCTTAGTAATTCGACTGCTGAACTGGTCGATAAAGAGATCCGTCGTATTGTTGATGAGCAATATGCACGGGCTCGACAGATTATTGAAGAAAACAAGGATAAAATGGAAATTATGGCCAAAGCTTTGCTTGAATGGGAAACCCTTGATGCAGAGCAGATTGATGACATCATGGCTGGCAAGGATCCGCAGCCACCGGCTGAGGTTTCTGACAAAAAATCAGATAATGAATCAGGCAAAGATGATTCCTCCAGTGACAAGAGCGATAAAAAAGGCCCTGAACCAAAAATGGATGAACCGGCAGGCGAACACTAAATAAACAATGTTGACAAAAGCCGATGGCTCTCCGCTCCTGCAAACGGGGCGGGCAGCCATCATGGGCATACTCAATGCGACCCCCGATTCCTTTTCGGACGGGGGTCTTTTTCTTTCTGTTGATGAGGCCGTTGATCATGTGGCAAGAATGATTGATGAAGGTGCCGATATCATCGATATTGGGGGTGAATCAACGCGACCGGGTGCAACCCCAGTCAATGCTGATGAGGAAATGCAGCGTGTTATTCCGATCATAGAGGGACTGGTAGGGCGCTTTGATGTGACGATATCTATCGATACATCAAAGGCTCAGGTGATGGATGCAGCGGTGAATGCCGGTGCAGCCATGATCAACGATGTATGTGCTCTGACGGAGGAGGATACGCTCAGTGTTGCTGCAGAATTAAACGTGCCAGTTTGCTTGATGCATATGCAGGGGCAGCCATGGACCATGCAGGCTAACCCAGTTTATGGAGATGTAACTGCGACTATCAGGGATTATCTGTCTCGGCGTGTAGTTGCCTGTGTAGCAGCCGGGCTGGATATCAACAACCTGATACTCGATCCGGGATTTGGTTTTGGCAAGACACAGAAGCAAAATTTTACTCTGTTGAATGAGCTGCAACATGTCAGTAGCCATGGTCTGCCGATTATGGCAGGCCTGTCCCGTAAGAGTGTAATTGGTGAGACTCTGGGTTTAGCGGTTAAGGATAGAATATATGCCAGTATCGCACTGGCCTTGCTGGCAGTGCGAAATGGTGCCAATATTGTCAGGGTTCATGATGTGAAGGCGACAACCGATGCTATACGTATGGTGGAAGCAGTGGAAAAAGTGAGAAAGGAAAGTACATGAAATATTTTGGTACAGATGGAATTCGCGGGCGCATGGGAGAAGAGCCGATCACACCCTCTACAGTGATGAAATTAGGCTGGGCGCTGGGCAAGGTGCTCGGTAGCAATGGTGATAGCCATGGCAAAATAATCATTGGTAAAGATACTCGTGTTTCAGGTTATCTGCTTGAGTCTGCAATGGAAGCCGGTCTTATTTCTGCCGGTGTCGATGTCAGTTTA
The genomic region above belongs to bacterium BMS3Abin11 and contains:
- the rlmE gene encoding ribosomal RNA large subunit methyltransferase E, which codes for MSADKKHRFGRNWMNEHVNDSYVKKAKKAGYRARSAFKLEEIDKRDRLLRPGMNVVDLGAAPGSWCQYARTRLGKKDHLVALDLLPIDPIDGVVLIQGDFTEDKIRSQLREMMGGRGIDLVLSDMAPNISGITLSDQARSIGLAEGVLDWSCSVLVRDGGLLMKVFQGSGFDQLRLELLIAFRSVATRKPGASRSRSSEVFLLARGFKG
- the ftsH_2 gene encoding ATP-dependent zinc metalloprotease FtsH, yielding MNNISKNLVMWLVIAIVLMTIFNNFAPRQQAQTTKLDYSSFVADVRQGQISKVTISGRNITGTRQDGSSFKTYSPDDPDLINDLLRNGVVVDAKEPEKPSLLMSIFISWFPLLLLIGVWIFFMRQMQGGGGRGAMSFGKSKARLLSEDKNKVTFEDVAGVEEAKEEVAELVEFLRDPSRFQKLGGKIPQGVLMTGAPGTGKTLLARAIAGEAKVPFFTISGSDFVEMFVGVGASRVRDMFEQGKKHAPCIIFIDEIDAVGRHRGAGLGGGHDEREQTLNQLLVEMDGFEGNEGVIVIAATNRPDVLDPALLRPGRFDRQVYVPLPDIRGREQILKVHMRKVPIDDDVDAGIIARGTPGFSGADLANLINEAALFAARGNLRTVKMEQFELAKDKIIMGVERRSIIMPEEERRNTAYHEAGHTIVAKVLPGTDPVHKVTIIPRGRALGVTMQLPLEDRYSHSRSYLLSNIAVLMGGRIGEEIFMKQMTTGASNDFERATDVARNMVVRWGMSDLMGTRVYGENESEIFLGRDVTTHKNLSNSTAELVDKEIRRIVDEQYARARQIIEENKDKMEIMAKALLEWETLDAEQIDDIMAGKDPQPPAEVSDKKSDNESGKDDSSSDKSDKKGPEPKMDEPAGEH
- the folP gene encoding dihydropteroate synthase; its protein translation is MLTKADGSPLLQTGRAAIMGILNATPDSFSDGGLFLSVDEAVDHVARMIDEGADIIDIGGESTRPGATPVNADEEMQRVIPIIEGLVGRFDVTISIDTSKAQVMDAAVNAGAAMINDVCALTEEDTLSVAAELNVPVCLMHMQGQPWTMQANPVYGDVTATIRDYLSRRVVACVAAGLDINNLILDPGFGFGKTQKQNFTLLNELQHVSSHGLPIMAGLSRKSVIGETLGLAVKDRIYASIALALLAVRNGANIVRVHDVKATTDAIRMVEAVEKVRKEST